The Deltaproteobacteria bacterium genomic interval CGGAGAACTTGCCGACGTATACGTAAACGACGCATTCGCAACGGCTCACAGGGCGCACGCATCGAACGTCGCCATAACCGAGCACGTGCCAATATCCGCTGCAGGGTTCCTGATGAAAAAGGAGCTTACGTACTTTGCCAGGGCCATGGACAACCCGGTAAGGCCGCTTGTGGCAATTGTAGGCGGAAAAAAGGTCTCCGACAAGGTAGGCATCCTCTCGGCCCTTGTTGAGAAGGTCGATAAGCTCGTTATCGGCGGCGGCATGGCGCTGACGTTCTTTAAAGCGCTCGACTACGAGGTCGGCAAATCGTTCTACGAGCCAAAGGCGCTTAAGGAAGCCCTCTCTGTCATAGAAAAAGCACGGAAGAAGGACATCAAGCTCTATCTGCCCGTTGACTTTGTTGTGGCAGACAAGTTCTCGGCCTCGGCCGAGACAAAGGTCGTTACATACCAGGAAATACCTTCGAACTGGATGGCCCTGGATATAGGGCCCGCAACAGTGACGCTATTTTCCGAGGCCATACAGAACGCCAAAACAATCATCTGGAACGGCCCGATGGGAGTTTTCGAGATGGACGCTTTCAGCAGAGGCACCTTCGCAATGGTAAGTAACGTCGCGAACTCATACGCCATGACAATAGTCGGCGGCGGCGACACAGACGTGGCCGTGCACAGGGCCGGCGAGTACGCCAAGATAAGCTACATCTCAACGGGCGGCGGCGCGTTCCTTGATCTTCTCCAGGGTAACGATTTACCCGGCATAAGCGCCTTAAAGAAAAAGGCCTCTAAGAAGTAACTGCCTCTTCACAAAAACCAAGGGAGACGCAATACGTGCTAACCCCCCTCATAGCCGGCAACTGGAAGATGCACACTACCGTTGCCGAAGGTGTAGCGCTCGTGATGAAGCTTCGCGAGCTTACCAAGGCGGCAAAGCACGTCGAGATAGTCATAGCCCCGCCATTTACCTCGCTATATCATCTTCACTTCCTTACTAAAGAGAGCTCCTTTAAGCTCTCGGGCCAGGACATGCACTGGGAGAAAAGCGGCGCATTCACCGGAGAGGTCTCGGCCGAAATGCTAAAGGACGTGGGATGCGAGTACGTAATACTCGGGCACTCGGAGAGACGCCAGTTCTTTGGCGACACAGACGATATCGTCAAGAAAAAACTCCTTGCAGCGCTAAAGATGAACTTAAAGCCCATAGTCTGTGTCGGCGAAACACTCGACGAAAGAGAAACCGGCAAAACCATGGACGTCGTATCCCGCCAGATAAAGAGCGCGCTTATGGGGCTTGGCCCGGGCGTAATAAAAGAGCTCACCTTCGCATACGAGCCGGTCTGGGCCATAGGCACAGGTAAAACAGCAACTCCCGGGCAGGCCGAAGAGATTCATAACTCGATTCGCTCGATAATCTACGAAACCGGCGGCCCGGCTTCGGGAAAGGCCGTGCGTATAATATACGGCGGCAGCGTAAAGCCCGACAACATTGACTCTCTCATGGCAGAGCCCAACATCGACGGCGCGCTCGTGGGGGGCGCAAGCTTGAAAGCCGACGACTTCGCAAGGATAGTAAACTTCAAGAAAAGCGTCTAAAAAACGCCGCCTTATTCTGCCAAAGGAGCTTTTGCAAGCAGGCGGGATATAAAAACCTGCACCACGGCAGGCCGTTTACCGCACCATTTCGACACGCCAAAAGAAAATTCCATAGCCCTTCGGTAACAATCCTTTGACATTTTAAAACACAGACCATACAGGACAACAGTGTCCAACATTAAACTGTTGACAATCCTGCCTCTGTGTTGTCTAATTTAACTTACCGCTCAAAGATGCCAACCACTAACCTGAAGGAGGGACAGACCATGATTCTCAAAAAGCTCAGGAAAAGCTCCATACTGTCAACAGTTGCGATAGCCCTGCTGGCATTCGCAGCCGGATGCGCACATGTTCCCCAAAAAAATGAAAAAGAAGAGGCGGCGCTAAGAAGGATAGCTGTGGCCCAGGGTCTTACCGTCATAGTCGACAGCAGCGTAATACACGGCAAGACAACCGGCAATGACATCGTTGCCACGGAAGAGAACATGTCCATAGCAAAGGCCGTCGAGGAACGCACTGTAGCAGCGCTTCGGGCAAAGGGCTACACGGTACATACCCCCGGCATCAACTCAATAGGCATAAACTTGCCAAGCGGAAAGACCTACGACTTACTGAAGACAGCGGATGAGAAGGCCCAGGCCTCTACCACCGGAACAGCCGATTCGGCGCCGTTTATGCTAACGCCTGATACCGCTTCGGCAAGAAGCCTGGCAAAGAGCGTGGCCGCAAAGGCCCCACTTACGGCCTCTGACACCAAGGACATAAACGGAGAGCTTCTCGTTGTAGTCAAGGCAAAAGGCCGCTACATAAGCGGCGGGCAGATGGCAGCAAACGTGCCGCTTGGGGCCGTAAACGTGCTGCTAATCGGGCTCATGATGTTTGGCGGAAGCAGTGGCGGTGGCGACATACCCGTCTTCATTATGATGGACGAGATCTCTCTCGAATTGTCGGTTATAGAGAAGGCCACCGGAGAGGTGCTAATAACAAAGGCATTCGCCTCCGACGATGGCACTGACCCTGACTCAAACAACTTAGGCACCTACGTGGACTTGGTGATAAAGGGGCTTCCAACGGCAATCATGCCGGTAAGCAGCAAATAAATACCTTCACACGTAAAACAACTGCGGCGGCGCGTTTTTAAACGCGCCGCCGTTTCTTTGGAACGCAGCACTATCAATACTCGAGCGCGACCCTTAAAAGTGCGTCCACCACGCCCGACATCTTGTCGAAGTCAAGGGTCTCTACCCTGTCGCCAAGTTCATGATAGTTTGGGTTCCTGAAAAACGCCGTATCCGTCACCATAACTGCCGGAAAACCATATTTCCAAAAACTCCTGTGGTCGGAAAAATCAATCCCGGTAAGAGAGCGCGGGGCGCCAAGCGAACTTACCGGCACAGAAGACCCGTTTGCCATAATACGGTGGACGCGCTTCACTATAGAGCCCTGCCCCCATCTCCCGACAACGGCTATGAAATCCCCGGTAGAAGGATAAAACCATTTCAGAAAGAATGCCGGGTAACGCTGCGACTTTGGCTTCGAAGTAAAATACCCTATCATCTCAACGGCCACCATGAGCCGTACCTCCTGACCCGACTCCTTAAGGCTCTTTGCGTGCACTGCGCTTCCCATCATGTCGGTTGAAAAGTAAGGCGGTTCCTCGAGCGTATATGCGACGAGCTGCACCCTGCTTTTTAACGCGTCTTTTCTGCCGCCAAGCAGACGCGCAAGCTCGAGAACACCGGCTACTCCGCTTGCATTATCGTCGGCGCCGTCGCTATACCCTTCGACATCGTAGTGCGCGCCGAAGACAAGCAGCGCGCCATCTTCCGGGCCAAGAGAACAGATTACATTTCTATACTCAATTATACCGTCGGGCTTGAATACCTGCTCGCTCACGCTGCACCCCGAGGCCTCGAAGGACTTTCGTATATAGGCCGCAACCTTATCCAGAGCTTCGGGGTACGCGTGATTACGGC includes:
- a CDS encoding M28 family peptidase, coding for MPANGQAVAGSADKALLYGHVKFLSTIHPRRNHAYPEALDKVAAYIRKSFEASGCSVSEQVFKPDGIIEYRNVICSLGPEDGALLVFGAHYDVEGYSDGADDNASGVAGVLELARLLGGRKDALKSRVQLVAYTLEEPPYFSTDMMGSAVHAKSLKESGQEVRLMVAVEMIGYFTSKPKSQRYPAFFLKWFYPSTGDFIAVVGRWGQGSIVKRVHRIMANGSSVPVSSLGAPRSLTGIDFSDHRSFWKYGFPAVMVTDTAFFRNPNYHELGDRVETLDFDKMSGVVDALLRVALEY
- the tpiA gene encoding triose-phosphate isomerase; translated protein: MLTPLIAGNWKMHTTVAEGVALVMKLRELTKAAKHVEIVIAPPFTSLYHLHFLTKESSFKLSGQDMHWEKSGAFTGEVSAEMLKDVGCEYVILGHSERRQFFGDTDDIVKKKLLAALKMNLKPIVCVGETLDERETGKTMDVVSRQIKSALMGLGPGVIKELTFAYEPVWAIGTGKTATPGQAEEIHNSIRSIIYETGGPASGKAVRIIYGGSVKPDNIDSLMAEPNIDGALVGGASLKADDFARIVNFKKSV
- a CDS encoding phosphoglycerate kinase — translated: MNKDLNHIDTVKIKQKRVLVRVDFNVPLDDDGNITDDTRIRSVLPTINYALDEGAKVILASHLGRPSGKKVAALSLAPVAKRLSRLLEKEVLLAPDCVGAEVKKMVEAMAPGSVILLENLRFHPEEEKNEDSFGKKLGELADVYVNDAFATAHRAHASNVAITEHVPISAAGFLMKKELTYFARAMDNPVRPLVAIVGGKKVSDKVGILSALVEKVDKLVIGGGMALTFFKALDYEVGKSFYEPKALKEALSVIEKARKKDIKLYLPVDFVVADKFSASAETKVVTYQEIPSNWMALDIGPATVTLFSEAIQNAKTIIWNGPMGVFEMDAFSRGTFAMVSNVANSYAMTIVGGGDTDVAVHRAGEYAKISYISTGGGAFLDLLQGNDLPGISALKKKASKK